ATTGATGTGCAAAAAGTACTTGAAGATTATCCAGCAATGATTAGTTCTTCTCAAACTGCACTTTTTTGTGAGTATTATGGACAAGTTGATATTCCAGGAAAAACAACACCTTTAATTTTAGAGATAAAAAAACAGTTTATTGAAGATGATAGAATTGATGAAAAATTTCATGTATATGTTGATAATGTAGGAAGAAGTGGCGCTTATTTTAAAGCAATGGTTGATTTATAAATAAAGTAGAGTAGAAAGCTTAAAAGCTTTCCCACTCATTATCATCTTTTTGTTCGACGATTATATTATTTTTTGGTTTTTGAACGATAGGTTCTTCTTTTTGTTTTACAACTTTGTCATTTTTTGTAGTTGTTGTCTCTTTTCCATTAAACTCATTTTTATGTACATTTTTAACAATTTGAATTGCTATATTATTTGTCTCTATTGCAATTGAGTTTGTTTTTTCTGCTACTGCTGCATTTCCTTGTGTTACTTTATCTAGTTGATTTACAGCTTCAGATATTTGAGTCATACCTACTGTTTGCTCTTTTGCTGCATTTGATACATCATCTATTAAATTGTTTGTTATTTCAATTTTATTTTCTAATGTATTAAATCCTTCAATCATTTTATTACTTGCAACTTTTCCATTATTTGCTTTTATAGTTGCACTTTCCACAAGCTCTTTTATCTCTTTAGCAGCTTCTGCACTTCTATTTGCTAGATTTCTAACTTCTGCTGCTACAACTGCAAAACCTTTTCCAGCTTCACCTGCTGTTGCTGCTTCAACCGCTGCATTAAGAGAAAGAATATTTGTTTGGAATGCAATTTTATCAATTACTGTAATTGCTTCATTTATATTATTAACAGTTGTATTAATTTCTTCCATTGCCATAACTGTATCATTTGCTAGTTTTTTACCTTCTTGTGCAGAGCTTTTTGTTTGAGTAGATATATTTAACATCTCTTGTGATTTTTCACTAGTTTGTAATATATTACTTGTAATTTCTTCTATTGAAGCTGCTGTTTCTTCAAGTGATGCAGCTTGTTCATTTGCATTGTTATTTAGATTATTTACATTTTTTGTTAGATTTGTTGCACTATCTTTTAGTATAATCCCATCTTTTTGACTATCCACTAAAAGTTGTGTTAGCATTTGATTTACATCTATTAGTTTTTCTCCTATAACACCTGCATTTTGCTTATCTAATACTTCTGTAAAATCTCTTTTTGCATATTTTTCTAAAATATGACTAATATTATTTATATTTGCACCAACTAATTTTTCTAAATTATCTAGCATATTATTAAATAATTTTTTTAATTCATTTAATGTACCAGTAGAACAGCTCTTTTCAATTCTTTTATTTAAGTATCCTTTACTAACATTATTTACTGTTTCATTTACATCTGTTAATAAAATATTCTCTTCTTCTATTGTTTTTTTGATTTTTTCTACATTTGAGTTTATATCTTGTGCCATTTGACCAAATTCATCATTTGAAACTAGATTTATATGTTTTGTATCTTTTGCTTCTTTGTTTAGATATTTAAAAAATTGATTTAATCCTATTGATATTGTTGATAGATTAGTTTTTAATCTTTTTACATTAAATAAGATTACAACAGAAATTAGTAATATTCCTATAATTGAAGCAATTACTGAAAAATAAGTAATATTATGCGCATCTTCAAGATATTCATCTTCTGGAATATTAACAAAAACAGCCCAGTTATAATCAATATTTTTTATATCAAATGGTTTTGAATAATAATATGATTTTAATCCATTTCTTGCAGTTGTTACAAAAGAGTGGTCTTTTAAATCTTTAATATTATTAATGGCAACAATATAATTGTTATCATTATTTGTATAATCTTGTAGATGTTTTGAAACTAATCCTTTCTCAGGATGTCCTATTATTATTCCTGATTGATTAACTAAAAAAGCATACCCATTTTCATATACTTTAATTTCTTGTGTGATTTTTGATAAGTTATCTAATCTTATTTCTCCTCCTAATATACCAATAACTTCCCCTTGCTTAAATAATGGTATTGATAAAGTAATTAGTAGAGTTTTTATTCCATCTACATCATGATAGTAAGGATCTGTAATATATGGTTTTTTATTTTCAACTGCTTTTTTTATCCATACATTATCTTCATTATATTTTTCAGCTTTTTGGATTTTAATTTGATTATTAATATTTATAATATAAGGATTAAATTCTCCATTATCTAAATACCATTCATCTTTTATTTTATGATTACTATTTGATTTCGTATTAAAAAGAACACCTTGTTTTTTAAAAGACCACCATAACCCTAATATGTTTTCATTATCAAGCAAGATTTTTTTAAGTTTTTCAACAGTATGTATTTCATCTAATCTAACACCTTGATTTATTGCTGCTTGAAAATCAGAATAAAAAGTATTAATAACACTTGTTGTTGAATCAATTCTTCCTTTAAAATCTAAAGCAAATGTTTCTGCTTTTTGTTTTACATACATTTTTGCACTTGTTTGTGCTGAATTAACTGACATTTTAGAAATAAAAAATAGAGTTACCGAAAAAACGATAATTACTGCTAGTAAAATTTTTACTAATAGTTTGTTTCCAAAACTTTTCACTTATATCCTTTTTATAAAATTTAAAAGATTATAGTAAAAAAAAGTACTATAAATGTGTCAGAACTTAAATTAATATTAAAATTTAAATTAATTTTTTATGACAAAGATAGTAAGAAAGTGTATAAAATAGCGGGGAGAGCGAGAAGCCTAAAAGCTTTCCCACTCATCGTCATCACTTGCTTGTGATTTGAAAGTTTGTTCTTTTTTTGGAGTTGAAGCAGTTTTTACTTCAGTTTTTTTATAAGAAAATGTATCTTCATTATCTTTTTTAGTTGATGCTCTTACTTCTTGTTTAGGTTGTTTTGCAACTGAACCTTTCCCTTCGAAGTTATTTTTATCAACATTTTCAACAACTTTAAATGCAACTGCATTAGTCTCTTGAGCAATGCTATTTGTTTTTTCTGCAATTGCTGCATTTTCTTGAGTAAATTTATCTAGTTGACCAACTGCATCTGAGATTTGAGTCATACCAATACTTTGCTCTTTTGCTGCATTAGTAACATCATCAATTAATTTACTTGTACTTAAAATTTTACTTTCAAGTTGTGTAAATCCTTCAATCATTTTATTACTAATCTCTTTACCACTATTTGTTTTAAGTGTAGCATTTTCAACTAAAGCTTTTATCTCTCTCGCTGCTTCTGCACTTCTTGAAGCAAGATTTCTTACTTCTTGTGCAACTACTGCAAATCCTTTTCCAGCTTCACCAGCTGTTGCTGCTTCAACTGCTGCATTAAGTGATAAAATATTTGTTTGGAATGCAATTTGGTCAATTACTGTAATTGCTTCATTAATAGCAGTTACTTGCTCATTTATTTCATCCATTGATTTTACAGTTTCATTTGCAAAACCTTTACCTTCAGCAGCAGAGTTTCTTGTATCATTAGAAATACCTAACATCTCTTGTGCTTTTAAGCTTGTTTGTTCAATAGTACTTGTAATCTCATCAATAGCAGCAGCAGTTTCTTCTAAAGAAGATGCTTGACTTGTCGCATTATTACTTAATGTTCTAACACTTGAAGTTAATTCTGTTGAACTATTTTGTAATGATACTCCATCTGCTTGACTTGCTTGTAGCATATTTGTAATCATTTTATTCATTTGAATAATCTCATTACCAATCTTACCACATGATGAAGGGTCAAGTTGTGCCGTAAAGTCTCTATTTGTATATGTTGCTAATGTATCAATAATTACATTTAAATCTTTTCCAATTAGGCTTTCAAGATTTTTCAACATATCATTTAATAGATTTTTTAACTCATTCAATGAATCAGTATCTGTTTGTGCAGTTATTCTTTTATCTAGATGACCTTTTCCAACAGTATTTAGAATTGTTTTTACTTCTTCAATTAAATTATTGTCTTTATCAATACCTTCTTGAATCTTTTTAACATTTGTATTAATGTTGTATGCCATTACACCAAATTCATCCGTTGAATTTATCTCAATTGTTTTAGGACTTGTTGATTCTTTATTTAAATATTTAAAGAAATCATCTAAACCAAATGAAATAGAAGATAAGTTTTTATTTAATCTTCTAATTGAAATAGTGATAATACCTGCAATAATAAGTAAAGCTAATATACCTGCAACAATAGAAAAGTTTCTAATAAACATAGCATGTGATAAATACTCTTCTTCTGATACTGAAACAAAAAAAGTCCAGTTTGTATCAGTTTGTGCTATTGGAAAACTTTTTGAATAATAATATGAAGTCTCATTTGTTGTTGGTGAAACTCTTGAAAATATATAGTCTTTACCATCTTTTGACTCTTCTAATGCTGCTTTATAATCTTCTGTATCTTCATCAACATCATAAATTGATTTTCCTAAGAATTTTTCATTTGGATGACCAATAATTGAGTCATAACTATCTAAAATAAAAGTATAACCATGCTCATAAACTTTTATCTTTTTAGTCATTTTGGCAAATGTTTCTAAAACAATATCTCCACCAATAGTTCCAATATAATTACCTTTGTAATACATTGGCAATGAAAGTGTAGCCATAAGAGTATCAACTCCATCAACTGGATAGAAATATGGTTTTGTAATGTAATCTTTTCCTGATTTCATTGGACCACCAACCCATGCATCATTCTCATTATAAACTGCACCTGGTTGTATTTTATATTTTCCATTTGATTTTGTTACATATGGATTAAATGCACCATTTTTATCATAATAAAGTTTATTTGAATCATCTTTTACTGTATTAAATAATAATCCAGTATCTTTTATTTTGAACCATAAACCTGATAAATGAGGATTATGGTCTAATACTCTTTTTAAGTAAGAAACTGTCTCTTCTTCATCTAATTTAACATTATTATTTAATGCTTCTTCAAACTTTGATTTAAGCATTCTAATTACAAGAAATGATCTATCAATATCTCCTTGTACATCAGATGCATATTTTTCTGCTGTTTTTTGAATAAAATTCGATGCTTCTTCTTGAGAGCTATTATACGAATACTTTGATACAAAAAACATAGATAAACCGAATACTAAAATAGTAGTCCCTAAAACCTGGAAAAGAAGTTTATTCCCAAAACTTGAACTCTTTTTCATAGTTTTACTCTCCCCTTATTAATTTATATATTCATTGTATCATAATAAATTAATAAAAAGAAGAGTTAAAGTGTCAAAATAATTTTAAATTGTATCAAATAGTAGTTATTTCACATATTTTATAATTATTTTTTAGGATAAGTCATCTCTTCAGGTTTAACATATTTATCAAATTCTTCTTCTGTTAATAAGCCAAGTTTTAAAGCTTCTTCTTTTAATGTTGTACCATTTTTATGTGCAGTCTTAGCAATTTTTGCAGCATTTTCATATCCAATATAAGGATTTAAAGCAGTTACTAACATCAAAGAATCATTTAGATAATTGTTTATATTATTTAAATTTGGAGTTATTCCTATTGCACACTTTTCATTGAATGACACCATTGTATCGCT
This genomic window from Arcobacter sp. CECT 8986 contains:
- a CDS encoding methyl-accepting chemotaxis protein gives rise to the protein MKSFGNKLLVKILLAVIIVFSVTLFFISKMSVNSAQTSAKMYVKQKAETFALDFKGRIDSTTSVINTFYSDFQAAINQGVRLDEIHTVEKLKKILLDNENILGLWWSFKKQGVLFNTKSNSNHKIKDEWYLDNGEFNPYIININNQIKIQKAEKYNEDNVWIKKAVENKKPYITDPYYHDVDGIKTLLITLSIPLFKQGEVIGILGGEIRLDNLSKITQEIKVYENGYAFLVNQSGIIIGHPEKGLVSKHLQDYTNNDNNYIVAINNIKDLKDHSFVTTARNGLKSYYYSKPFDIKNIDYNWAVFVNIPEDEYLEDAHNITYFSVIASIIGILLISVVILFNVKRLKTNLSTISIGLNQFFKYLNKEAKDTKHINLVSNDEFGQMAQDINSNVEKIKKTIEEENILLTDVNETVNNVSKGYLNKRIEKSCSTGTLNELKKLFNNMLDNLEKLVGANINNISHILEKYAKRDFTEVLDKQNAGVIGEKLIDVNQMLTQLLVDSQKDGIILKDSATNLTKNVNNLNNNANEQAASLEETAASIEEITSNILQTSEKSQEMLNISTQTKSSAQEGKKLANDTVMAMEEINTTVNNINEAITVIDKIAFQTNILSLNAAVEAATAGEAGKGFAVVAAEVRNLANRSAEAAKEIKELVESATIKANNGKVASNKMIEGFNTLENKIEITNNLIDDVSNAAKEQTVGMTQISEAVNQLDKVTQGNAAVAEKTNSIAIETNNIAIQIVKNVHKNEFNGKETTTTKNDKVVKQKEEPIVQKPKNNIIVEQKDDNEWESF
- a CDS encoding methyl-accepting chemotaxis protein, producing MKKSSSFGNKLLFQVLGTTILVFGLSMFFVSKYSYNSSQEEASNFIQKTAEKYASDVQGDIDRSFLVIRMLKSKFEEALNNNVKLDEEETVSYLKRVLDHNPHLSGLWFKIKDTGLLFNTVKDDSNKLYYDKNGAFNPYVTKSNGKYKIQPGAVYNENDAWVGGPMKSGKDYITKPYFYPVDGVDTLMATLSLPMYYKGNYIGTIGGDIVLETFAKMTKKIKVYEHGYTFILDSYDSIIGHPNEKFLGKSIYDVDEDTEDYKAALEESKDGKDYIFSRVSPTTNETSYYYSKSFPIAQTDTNWTFFVSVSEEEYLSHAMFIRNFSIVAGILALLIIAGIITISIRRLNKNLSSISFGLDDFFKYLNKESTSPKTIEINSTDEFGVMAYNINTNVKKIQEGIDKDNNLIEEVKTILNTVGKGHLDKRITAQTDTDSLNELKNLLNDMLKNLESLIGKDLNVIIDTLATYTNRDFTAQLDPSSCGKIGNEIIQMNKMITNMLQASQADGVSLQNSSTELTSSVRTLSNNATSQASSLEETAAAIDEITSTIEQTSLKAQEMLGISNDTRNSAAEGKGFANETVKSMDEINEQVTAINEAITVIDQIAFQTNILSLNAAVEAATAGEAGKGFAVVAQEVRNLASRSAEAAREIKALVENATLKTNSGKEISNKMIEGFTQLESKILSTSKLIDDVTNAAKEQSIGMTQISDAVGQLDKFTQENAAIAEKTNSIAQETNAVAFKVVENVDKNNFEGKGSVAKQPKQEVRASTKKDNEDTFSYKKTEVKTASTPKKEQTFKSQASDDDEWESF